The Saccharothrix variisporea genome has a segment encoding these proteins:
- a CDS encoding NACHT domain-containing protein, translated as MDQEIANHVTGGVHAPTVQAGVIQGGVHFHVPVAPPPDDGLLPAAVRSLLHAQVSAAHELPYQLRGARRPSLATVYVRQDLGAGVEEPRTEAPRPTPIVDGHGQLVEVPRAPVVRVAVRPPARTVREALDGDDHLLVTGGAGQGKSTLSLRLAADLAGWWCGTGENPITEEVVPLRLPARELAGRLDLPFSQALADSAHAEYGALLRAPVTADLLAERVAGRRWLLLVDALDEVADSADRDRLVTVLASWAGGDAPYRVMVTTRPVDGGALAPLHRIGAARYELQPFDDQALLSFAHNWFADDDPDLAHRFVRQIRAAHLDELVRVPLLATIAAIIFEQRSDRPLPDNQYELYESYLAFLRSARTPTGPFEDHREALLEHLGRIRLETDSSLLDAARDWVRTNVAARALPPDWPDALTAFLVSVGPLIIRTGDLRFLHHSFAEHLAATSIARDLPAAFDPEHPEFVRTLYAARPRERGHFARSVLLHHTHLRPTEADPLISRLHAGDAEHHLLAARLLARRVPASASVVDAFLETVWGWAMTSLYPCAEILAQASRATHHPGLSDWLTRLMRTDSAPPDSRIEAASALATRLRGDRTPEAVAFLTALVDDPDASVGERLDAAQALADCGETERAAAERGLRAVLENPLASGYRCRTAAVILSAFGRGARTDAVEALTRLVDDGTTPPADLVEAATGLVEIGAEFHERGAEVFRAILTDPVNSTAGRRDAALGLASLGPDHNAEAATALTALSRDHRRSGYDRAHFAGVLAELGQEHRRAAADLVVAALANPFLTPNDRLHWAKQLGGLGVRRREQAAAHLRAVIADGATTVSVARSAAEALNDLGPEHVAESAAELLRLATAPEMTEGDRIWIWGRLTEYAEPYRSEALRELRWRLTASGLAEENRCTVAERLVRAGPEFHEEAKRCLLAIVRTAINSGTVLRAWSALVDLDSELREEALAVFEDTVRRSGYGQMFHAAGLPSSDEEHDRVARVLFGVLADDSASFRSRLAAIYPLLQLGRSHHPAVVDLVCAMIRSVAETSFDFLYLARTLAYVGVALRARVADVLCELVPRAVASAVATRMVAALDVLGFGDRPEAVAALRGVLADGSADRYTRADAAVLLARCVPGEADELAAAVFEPADRENNPVGLRQRVAKLAGTGADVVPLLRASYADPDTPQWLRVSAAGLLHDLGAEGGLDELRRLAGDEHLSAPDRCTALIEVARRDPAGVEAVRAYFRAVAVDGHELLDERAFVAHLMAHFESEHVPSALALLRSGAADRSARPVERARCVERLRSLFVAEEAEVERLAVEALTHPSVRRRAHRLVGPLERPRRTEVERDLLADRSLSLAVRVPRPDLWDDLPLAPEAEAEIRDVLAGPETSAGERVDAATELAGLSGRFLPEATRLLSGMGSRKARKALAGLGAAQWRQVVAQAEREVFDGSLSLRERVETALMVAEVARVLPESVAGFLREAVTGVSDVQRVRIRFALRKTDGLGPVRVMRDDAGLASAVRWQAAVKLVPYDVADRAAAVSLLHAIATDPAEKPALRRRVAHDLARLGAPGREKAVAVLRAMATGEDVPVAIRIRAAFELLDSAPAWRREAMALLKGFRDTARPILRARARVGVGRLEPAEAAVELAVMAVDPGLPANVRVRSAVDVVGLWPPLREKAVVAVRAVARDEGVARHVRRRAARDLARWSEVCREEARGLVRELDVRGDDDRGGRDPSQ; from the coding sequence GTGGACCAGGAGATCGCCAACCACGTCACCGGCGGCGTGCACGCCCCCACCGTCCAAGCGGGCGTGATCCAGGGCGGCGTCCACTTCCACGTGCCCGTTGCCCCACCGCCGGATGACGGCCTGCTGCCGGCCGCCGTCCGGTCGCTGCTGCACGCCCAGGTCAGCGCCGCGCACGAACTGCCCTACCAGTTGCGCGGCGCGCGCCGGCCGTCGCTGGCCACCGTGTACGTGCGCCAGGACCTCGGCGCCGGCGTCGAGGAGCCCCGCACCGAGGCGCCCCGGCCGACCCCGATCGTGGACGGCCACGGGCAGTTGGTCGAGGTGCCGCGCGCGCCGGTCGTGCGGGTGGCGGTGCGCCCGCCGGCCCGGACGGTCCGCGAGGCGCTCGACGGCGACGACCACCTGCTGGTCACCGGTGGCGCGGGCCAGGGCAAGTCGACGCTGTCCCTGCGGCTGGCCGCGGACCTCGCCGGCTGGTGGTGCGGCACGGGGGAGAACCCGATCACCGAGGAGGTCGTGCCGCTGCGCCTGCCCGCCCGCGAGCTGGCCGGCCGCCTCGACCTGCCCTTCTCCCAGGCCCTGGCCGACAGCGCGCACGCCGAGTACGGAGCCCTGCTCCGCGCGCCCGTGACCGCCGACCTGCTCGCCGAGCGCGTGGCGGGCCGGCGCTGGCTGCTGCTGGTGGACGCCCTGGACGAGGTCGCCGACAGCGCCGACCGCGACCGCCTGGTCACCGTGCTGGCCTCGTGGGCCGGTGGGGACGCCCCCTACCGGGTGATGGTGACGACCCGTCCGGTGGACGGCGGGGCCCTGGCCCCGCTGCACCGCATCGGCGCGGCCCGCTACGAGCTCCAGCCGTTCGACGACCAGGCCCTGCTCTCCTTCGCCCACAACTGGTTCGCCGACGACGACCCGGACCTGGCCCACCGCTTCGTCCGCCAGATCCGCGCCGCCCACCTGGACGAACTGGTCCGCGTGCCCCTGCTGGCCACCATCGCGGCGATCATCTTCGAACAGCGGTCCGACCGGCCGCTCCCGGACAACCAGTACGAGCTCTACGAGTCCTACCTGGCCTTCCTCCGCTCGGCCCGCACCCCGACCGGCCCGTTCGAAGACCACCGCGAGGCCCTGCTGGAACACCTGGGCCGCATCCGCCTGGAAACCGACAGCTCGCTCCTGGACGCCGCCCGCGACTGGGTCCGCACGAACGTCGCTGCGAGGGCGTTGCCCCCGGACTGGCCGGACGCCCTGACCGCCTTCCTGGTCTCCGTGGGCCCGCTGATCATCCGCACCGGCGACCTGCGCTTCCTGCACCACAGCTTCGCCGAACACCTGGCGGCGACCTCGATCGCCCGCGACCTGCCCGCCGCGTTCGATCCCGAGCACCCCGAGTTCGTCCGCACCCTGTACGCGGCCCGACCGCGCGAACGCGGCCACTTCGCCAGATCGGTCCTCCTGCACCACACCCACCTGCGCCCCACCGAAGCCGACCCCCTGATCAGCCGCCTGCACGCCGGCGACGCCGAACACCACCTCCTGGCCGCCCGCCTGCTCGCCAGGCGCGTGCCCGCGAGCGCGTCGGTCGTGGACGCCTTCCTGGAGACGGTGTGGGGCTGGGCGATGACCAGCCTGTACCCGTGCGCGGAAATCCTCGCCCAGGCCAGCCGCGCCACCCACCACCCCGGTCTGTCCGACTGGCTCACCAGGCTGATGCGCACCGACTCCGCCCCACCCGACTCGCGCATCGAGGCCGCATCCGCCCTGGCGACCCGGCTGCGCGGCGACCGGACCCCGGAGGCGGTCGCCTTCCTCACCGCGCTGGTGGACGACCCCGACGCATCGGTGGGCGAGCGACTGGACGCGGCCCAAGCCCTGGCGGACTGCGGCGAGACTGAACGCGCGGCGGCCGAACGCGGGTTGCGCGCGGTCCTGGAGAACCCGCTGGCCTCCGGCTACCGCTGCCGGACAGCGGCGGTGATCCTCTCGGCGTTCGGCCGCGGGGCGCGGACCGACGCGGTGGAGGCCCTGACCCGCCTGGTCGACGACGGCACCACCCCTCCGGCGGACTTGGTCGAAGCGGCCACGGGCCTGGTCGAGATCGGCGCGGAGTTCCACGAACGAGGTGCCGAGGTCTTCCGCGCGATCCTCACCGACCCGGTCAACAGCACCGCGGGCAGGCGCGACGCGGCATTGGGCCTGGCCTCCCTGGGCCCGGACCACAACGCCGAAGCCGCCACCGCCCTCACCGCCCTGTCCCGAGACCACCGCCGCTCCGGATACGACCGCGCCCACTTCGCCGGCGTCCTCGCCGAACTGGGACAGGAACACCGAAGGGCAGCGGCCGACTTGGTCGTCGCCGCGCTCGCCAACCCCTTCCTCACCCCGAACGACCGCCTGCACTGGGCGAAGCAGCTCGGCGGGCTGGGCGTGCGGCGGCGCGAGCAGGCGGCGGCACACCTGCGGGCAGTGATCGCGGACGGAGCAACGACGGTCAGTGTCGCGCGGTCGGCCGCCGAAGCGCTCAACGACCTCGGCCCGGAACACGTCGCCGAGTCCGCCGCCGAACTGCTGCGCCTGGCCACCGCGCCCGAAATGACCGAGGGAGACCGCATCTGGATCTGGGGACGCCTCACCGAGTACGCCGAGCCGTACCGGTCGGAGGCGTTGCGCGAGTTGCGCTGGCGGCTCACCGCATCGGGCCTGGCTGAGGAGAACCGGTGCACCGTGGCCGAGCGGCTGGTCCGTGCGGGGCCGGAGTTCCACGAGGAGGCGAAACGGTGCTTGCTCGCGATCGTGCGCACTGCGATCAACTCGGGCACGGTCCTGCGGGCGTGGTCGGCGCTGGTGGACCTGGATTCCGAGCTGCGCGAGGAGGCGCTGGCGGTGTTCGAGGACACCGTCCGCCGCAGTGGCTATGGCCAGATGTTCCACGCCGCCGGTCTGCCTTCGTCCGACGAGGAGCACGACCGGGTCGCACGGGTCCTGTTCGGTGTCCTGGCGGACGACTCCGCGAGTTTCCGGAGCCGGCTGGCGGCCATCTACCCCCTGCTGCAGCTGGGGCGGAGCCACCACCCGGCCGTTGTGGACCTGGTGTGCGCGATGATCCGCTCGGTCGCGGAGACCTCCTTCGACTTCCTCTACCTGGCGAGGACCCTGGCCTACGTCGGTGTGGCGTTGCGGGCGCGGGTCGCGGACGTGCTGTGCGAGCTCGTGCCCCGGGCCGTCGCGAGCGCGGTGGCGACTCGGATGGTGGCCGCCCTGGACGTGCTCGGTTTCGGCGACCGACCGGAGGCCGTGGCCGCGCTGCGGGGTGTCCTGGCGGACGGTTCCGCCGATCGCTACACCCGAGCGGATGCGGCCGTGCTGCTGGCGCGGTGCGTGCCGGGGGAGGCCGACGAACTCGCTGCCGCCGTGTTCGAGCCCGCCGACCGCGAGAACAACCCGGTGGGCCTCCGCCAGCGAGTCGCGAAGTTGGCCGGAACCGGTGCCGACGTCGTGCCCCTGCTCCGCGCCTCGTACGCGGACCCCGACACACCGCAGTGGCTCCGCGTGTCGGCGGCCGGACTGCTGCACGACCTGGGGGCGGAAGGCGGGCTGGACGAGTTGCGCCGGCTGGCGGGCGACGAACACCTGAGCGCCCCCGACCGGTGCACGGCGCTGATCGAGGTGGCACGACGTGACCCGGCCGGTGTCGAGGCGGTGCGCGCGTACTTCCGGGCCGTCGCGGTCGATGGCCATGAGCTGCTCGATGAGCGCGCGTTCGTCGCTCACTTGATGGCGCACTTCGAGTCCGAGCACGTGCCGTCCGCGTTGGCGCTGCTGAGGTCCGGTGCCGCGGACCGGTCGGCGCGGCCGGTCGAGCGGGCCAGGTGCGTGGAGCGCCTGCGCAGCCTGTTCGTCGCGGAGGAGGCGGAGGTCGAGAGGCTCGCAGTCGAGGCGTTGACGCATCCGAGTGTCCGGCGACGGGCGCACCGGCTGGTGGGCCCGCTGGAGCGGCCTCGGCGGACGGAGGTCGAGCGGGACCTGCTGGCCGATCGTTCGCTGTCGCTCGCCGTGCGGGTGCCCCGCCCCGACCTGTGGGACGACCTGCCGTTGGCGCCCGAAGCGGAGGCCGAGATCCGTGACGTGCTGGCCGGGCCGGAGACCTCCGCCGGGGAGCGGGTCGATGCGGCGACCGAGTTGGCAGGACTGTCCGGCCGGTTCCTGCCCGAGGCGACCCGTCTGCTGTCCGGCATGGGATCGCGCAAGGCCCGCAAGGCGTTGGCCGGGCTGGGAGCGGCGCAGTGGCGTCAGGTCGTGGCGCAGGCGGAGCGTGAGGTCTTCGACGGGTCCTTGTCGTTGCGGGAACGGGTCGAGACGGCGTTGATGGTCGCCGAGGTCGCGCGGGTCCTACCGGAGTCGGTGGCGGGGTTCCTGCGGGAAGCGGTGACCGGTGTGTCGGACGTGCAGCGGGTGCGCATCCGGTTCGCGTTGCGGAAGACCGACGGGTTGGGTCCGGTGCGGGTGATGCGCGACGACGCCGGCCTTGCCTCCGCTGTCCGGTGGCAGGCGGCGGTCAAGCTGGTGCCCTACGACGTGGCCGACCGCGCGGCGGCGGTCTCCTTGTTGCACGCGATCGCGACCGATCCCGCCGAGAAGCCCGCCTTGCGGCGCCGGGTCGCGCACGACCTCGCCCGGCTGGGGGCGCCGGGCCGGGAGAAGGCCGTGGCGGTGTTGCGCGCGATGGCGACCGGGGAGGACGTCCCGGTCGCCATCCGGATCAGGGCGGCGTTCGAGCTGCTGGACTCCGCGCCGGCGTGGCGGAGGGAGGCGATGGCGCTGTTGAAGGGTTTCCGGGACACCGCCAGGCCCATCCTCCGCGCGCGGGCACGCGTGGGAGTCGGTCGGCTGGAACCGGCGGAGGCTGCGGTCGAGCTGGCCGTGATGGCGGTGGACCCCGGACTGCCGGCGAACGTGCGAGTGCGATCTGCGGTGGACGTGGTCGGCCTCTGGCCACCGTTGCGGGAGAAGGCGGTGGTGGCGGTTCGGGCGGTGGCGCGGGACGAGGGGGTCGCGCGGCATGTTCGGCGGCGGGCGGCTCGGGACTTGGCCCGGTGGAGCGAGGTGTGTCGGGAGGAGGCGCGCGGACTGGTACGCGAGCTAGACGTTCGTGGCGATGACGACCGTGGCGGCCGTGATCCATCCCAGTGA
- a CDS encoding M14 family metallopeptidase codes for MKRSAAVLASLTLVLAGVTAPAGAVPSADPLDVYVAEVAPADAAALARQGLDVVSSRVVGDRVQVELVLADSERDRLAERGVPVQVKKSKDGKTARQLAAEQAAGGYAVWRSFDQPGGIRDELYSLARANRNLVKLSVLGRTAQGREIIALKVTQGAPGLKDGARPAVLYSSAQHAREWISVEVNRRLLRYYLDRFKADDPQVKDLLKTTELWFVLVANPDGYQYTFDTERLWRKNLRDNDGNGVVNVGDGVDPNRNFDEHFDYDNEGSSTSQASETYRGPSAVSEPETKAMQGLIDRVKPKFQSNMHSYGPLILYPQGWQTGSPEADNPIYAALAGTDATPAIPGFDPGISSDELYVTNGETTDYAERAAGTVAFTPELGEGCEGCGFLFPDDEALVEAEFQNALPFSLSLARSATDPANPKSAVGATTQPFYLDQADVDPENGPLSMLDFTFAVSYGDPQEVRVLAKRSLGAVTAKWQVNGGAVRSAATSEWTGGERYGVGTATYYHVVSGQVTGTDPGDTVKVWFEGGGATSPSFEYRAVSESGARVLVLAAEDYTGASPTKTGVTSPQYLSYYGDALSSLGVDFDVYDVDANGRTAPDPLGVLAHYDAVIWYTGDDVVTRDPGRPAGTASSLAQTELFAVRDYLNEGGKVLYTGNAAGQQYSPALGLQLYDPFENASCADPAVAPRCRPLSGSGDGLNDVLEYWFGAGLVSAGSGLDAETGEPAPLVGTAAPLEGLAWTLNGADSAQNQNRTASFLTTSALLPADRYPQFASTPVAAWQRTGGPFAPHTGDYYAYSHIGDVSYKRLTRTISVPAGGAQLSFWTSFDTEPAWDHVFVEARPVGTETWTTLPDLNGHTTTEPGDSCPEGWRVLHPQLDHYQTLNADGTCSPTGSTGTWNASSGNSGGWQQWTVDLAAYAGGQVEVSIAYVSDWSVQGLGVFVDDIAVSTGEGSTSFETGLDGWAFTGPPAGSAANPNTFERITAAGFPEGAVVATEDTLYFGFGFEGISDAATRSAVLDRVLDHLLGG; via the coding sequence ATGAAGCGGTCCGCTGCCGTCCTCGCCTCGCTGACCCTCGTCCTCGCCGGGGTCACCGCCCCGGCCGGGGCCGTGCCGTCCGCCGATCCCCTGGACGTCTACGTGGCGGAGGTGGCGCCGGCCGACGCGGCGGCGTTGGCCCGCCAGGGGCTCGACGTGGTGTCCAGCCGGGTGGTCGGCGACCGCGTCCAGGTGGAGCTGGTGCTGGCCGACAGCGAACGCGACCGGTTGGCCGAGCGGGGCGTCCCGGTGCAGGTCAAGAAGTCCAAGGACGGCAAGACCGCGCGCCAGCTGGCCGCCGAGCAGGCCGCGGGCGGCTACGCGGTGTGGCGGTCGTTCGACCAGCCCGGCGGCATCCGCGACGAGCTGTACTCGCTGGCCCGCGCCAACCGGAACCTGGTCAAGCTGTCCGTCCTGGGCCGCACCGCCCAGGGCCGCGAGATCATCGCCCTCAAGGTCACCCAGGGCGCCCCGGGCCTCAAGGACGGCGCCCGCCCGGCGGTGCTGTACTCGTCCGCGCAGCACGCCCGCGAGTGGATCAGCGTCGAGGTGAACCGGCGCCTGCTGCGCTACTACCTCGACCGCTTCAAGGCCGACGACCCGCAGGTCAAGGACCTGCTCAAGACCACCGAGCTGTGGTTCGTGCTGGTGGCCAACCCCGACGGCTACCAGTACACCTTCGACACCGAGCGCCTGTGGCGCAAGAACCTGCGCGACAACGACGGCAACGGCGTGGTCAACGTCGGCGACGGCGTGGACCCCAACCGCAACTTCGACGAGCACTTCGACTACGACAACGAAGGCTCCTCGACCTCTCAGGCCAGCGAGACCTACCGCGGCCCGAGCGCGGTGTCCGAGCCGGAGACCAAGGCCATGCAGGGCCTGATCGACCGGGTCAAGCCGAAGTTCCAGTCGAACATGCACTCCTACGGCCCGTTGATCCTCTACCCGCAGGGCTGGCAGACCGGCTCCCCGGAAGCGGACAACCCGATCTACGCGGCGCTGGCCGGCACCGACGCCACCCCGGCGATCCCCGGCTTCGACCCCGGCATCAGCTCCGACGAGCTGTACGTGACCAACGGCGAGACCACCGACTACGCCGAACGCGCCGCCGGCACCGTCGCCTTCACCCCCGAGCTGGGCGAGGGCTGCGAGGGCTGCGGGTTCCTCTTCCCCGACGACGAGGCGCTGGTGGAGGCCGAGTTCCAGAACGCCCTGCCGTTCTCGCTGTCGCTGGCCCGCTCGGCGACCGACCCGGCCAACCCCAAGTCGGCCGTGGGCGCGACCACGCAGCCGTTCTACCTCGACCAGGCCGACGTCGACCCGGAGAACGGCCCGCTGTCGATGCTGGACTTCACCTTCGCCGTCTCCTACGGCGACCCGCAGGAGGTCCGGGTGCTGGCCAAGCGGTCGCTGGGCGCCGTGACCGCCAAGTGGCAGGTCAACGGTGGTGCGGTGCGGAGCGCCGCGACCAGCGAGTGGACCGGAGGCGAGCGCTACGGCGTGGGCACCGCGACCTACTACCACGTGGTGAGCGGCCAGGTCACCGGCACCGACCCCGGTGACACGGTGAAGGTGTGGTTCGAGGGCGGCGGTGCGACCAGCCCGTCCTTCGAGTACCGGGCCGTGTCCGAGAGCGGTGCCCGGGTGCTCGTGCTGGCGGCCGAGGACTACACGGGCGCGTCCCCGACCAAGACCGGGGTGACCTCGCCGCAGTACCTGTCGTACTACGGCGACGCGCTCTCCTCCTTGGGCGTGGACTTCGACGTCTACGACGTGGACGCCAACGGCCGCACCGCGCCCGACCCGCTGGGCGTGCTGGCGCACTACGACGCCGTCATCTGGTACACCGGCGACGACGTCGTCACGCGCGACCCGGGCCGCCCGGCGGGCACCGCGTCCAGCCTCGCCCAGACCGAGCTGTTCGCCGTGCGCGACTACCTCAACGAGGGCGGCAAGGTGCTCTACACCGGCAACGCCGCCGGCCAGCAGTACAGCCCCGCGCTGGGCCTGCAGCTCTACGACCCGTTCGAGAACGCGTCGTGCGCGGACCCCGCCGTCGCGCCGCGCTGCCGCCCGCTGAGCGGGTCGGGCGACGGGCTCAACGACGTCCTCGAGTACTGGTTCGGCGCGGGCCTGGTCAGCGCCGGCTCGGGCCTGGACGCCGAGACGGGCGAACCGGCGCCCCTCGTCGGCACCGCGGCCCCGCTGGAGGGCTTGGCGTGGACGCTCAACGGCGCCGACAGCGCGCAGAACCAGAACCGGACGGCGTCGTTCCTCACCACCAGCGCCCTGCTGCCCGCCGACCGCTACCCGCAGTTCGCGAGCACCCCGGTGGCGGCGTGGCAGCGCACCGGCGGGCCGTTCGCGCCGCACACCGGCGACTACTACGCCTACTCGCACATCGGGGACGTCTCCTACAAGCGGCTGACCCGGACCATCTCGGTGCCCGCCGGTGGCGCGCAGCTGTCGTTCTGGACCTCCTTCGACACCGAACCGGCGTGGGACCACGTGTTCGTGGAGGCGCGCCCGGTCGGCACGGAGACCTGGACGACCCTGCCCGACCTCAACGGCCACACCACCACCGAACCGGGTGACAGCTGCCCGGAGGGCTGGCGCGTGCTGCACCCGCAGCTGGACCACTACCAGACGCTCAACGCCGACGGCACCTGCTCGCCGACCGGGTCGACGGGTACGTGGAACGCGTCGTCGGGCAACTCGGGCGGCTGGCAGCAGTGGACCGTCGACCTGGCGGCCTACGCGGGCGGTCAGGTGGAGGTGTCCATCGCCTACGTCAGCGACTGGTCCGTGCAGGGTCTGGGCGTCTTCGTCGACGACATCGCGGTGTCCACGGGCGAGGGCAGCACCTCGTTCGAGACCGGGCTGGACGGCTGGGCGTTCACCGGCCCGCCCGCGGGCAGCGCGGCGAACCCGAACACCTTCGAGCGCATCACCGCCGCCGGCTTCCCCGAGGGCGCCGTGGTGGCCACGGAGGACACGCTGTACTTCGGGTTCGGCTTCGAAGGGATCAGCGACGCGGCGACGCGCTCCGCGGTGCTGGACCGGGTCCTGGACCACCTCCTCGGCGGGTGA
- a CDS encoding serine/threonine-protein kinase has translation MGEVVEERTVAGRYRLTDRIGAGGMGVVWRAEDTRLRRIVALKELVTRNGFDADSVRRAVREGRIAARLQHANVIALYDVVEDDGRPWLVMEYLPSRSLGAILAERGTLPPDEVRRIGAQLASGLAAAHASGVVHRDVKPGNVLVTEFGTVKVTDFGTSRVAGEGTITATGMLVGTPAYLAPEVARGEEIGFPADVFGVGATLYAALEGAPPFGTDGNPILLLHKAAEGKYPPPRNAGTLEPVLTRLLDPNPETRPTMAEAVRMLSEESTDPATVLASALPSAPATKVIVPPALPADTPADPTPPADATPVPEPVVAAAPETAGEPPAIVTPPTPPVTQPIEDPADRPDRKRPLLLAGAALAVLLVVLLVVLLNRETDPPNDQAGPTDTTTTTVAEPTTEPQQPPATSNEQPTTTTAPPTTTTTTSPPPQQGTADKGLIDYYALLPGDIDGGWSRLTDRFKATPRVGSFEKYQEFWNGITSVRLSDVTLLDANRVSATITYLTKAGATETWFHTYTLVQVDGKWLIDGQS, from the coding sequence ATGGGGGAAGTGGTGGAGGAGCGGACCGTCGCGGGCCGGTACCGGTTGACGGACCGGATCGGCGCGGGTGGCATGGGCGTGGTCTGGCGCGCCGAGGACACCCGGTTGCGGCGCATCGTCGCGCTCAAGGAGTTGGTGACCCGCAACGGTTTCGACGCCGACTCGGTGCGCCGCGCGGTCCGCGAGGGCCGCATCGCCGCCCGGCTCCAGCACGCCAACGTGATCGCGCTCTACGACGTGGTCGAGGACGACGGCAGGCCGTGGCTGGTGATGGAGTACCTGCCCTCGCGCAGCCTCGGGGCGATCCTGGCCGAGCGCGGCACCCTGCCGCCCGACGAGGTGCGCCGCATCGGCGCGCAACTGGCGTCCGGGCTGGCGGCGGCGCACGCGTCGGGCGTCGTGCACCGGGACGTCAAGCCCGGCAACGTGCTGGTGACCGAGTTCGGCACGGTCAAGGTCACCGACTTCGGCACCTCCCGCGTGGCCGGGGAGGGCACGATCACGGCGACCGGCATGCTCGTCGGCACGCCCGCCTACCTGGCCCCGGAGGTCGCGCGCGGCGAGGAGATCGGGTTCCCGGCCGACGTGTTCGGCGTCGGCGCGACCCTGTACGCGGCCCTGGAGGGGGCGCCGCCGTTCGGCACCGACGGCAACCCCATCCTGCTGCTGCACAAGGCCGCCGAGGGCAAGTACCCGCCGCCCCGGAACGCGGGCACCCTGGAACCGGTCCTGACCCGCCTGCTCGACCCGAACCCCGAGACCCGGCCGACCATGGCCGAGGCGGTCCGGATGCTCAGCGAGGAGTCGACCGACCCGGCGACCGTCCTGGCCTCGGCCCTGCCTTCCGCCCCGGCGACCAAGGTGATCGTCCCACCGGCCCTACCCGCGGACACCCCCGCCGACCCGACCCCTCCCGCCGACGCCACGCCGGTCCCGGAGCCCGTCGTGGCCGCCGCACCCGAGACCGCGGGCGAACCCCCGGCCATCGTGACCCCGCCGACCCCGCCCGTGACGCAGCCCATCGAAGACCCCGCCGACCGACCCGACCGCAAGCGCCCCCTCCTGCTGGCCGGCGCGGCGCTGGCCGTGCTGCTCGTGGTCCTCCTGGTCGTCCTGCTCAACCGCGAGACCGACCCGCCGAACGACCAGGCCGGCCCCACCGACACCACGACCACGACCGTCGCCGAGCCCACCACCGAACCCCAGCAGCCCCCGGCCACGTCCAACGAGCAGCCCACGACGACGACGGCCCCACCCACGACGACGACCACCACGAGTCCGCCACCCCAGCAGGGCACCGCCGACAAGGGCCTGATCGACTACTACGCGCTCCTGCCCGGTGACATCGACGGGGGGTGGTCGCGCCTCACCGACCGGTTCAAGGCCACGCCCCGGGTGGGCAGCTTCGAGAAGTACCAGGAGTTCTGGAACGGGATCACCTCGGTGCGGCTCTCCGACGTCACCCTCCTGGACGCCAACCGCGTCTCCGCCACCATCACCTACCTCACCAAGGCCGGCGCCACCGAGACCTGGTTCCACACCTACACCCTGGTCCAGGTCGACGGGAAGTGGTTGATCGACGGCCAGTCGTGA
- a CDS encoding DUF1540 domain-containing protein translates to MTTTEMPHVSECTVAGCSYNHDGCHAFAITVSGHNGAADCGTFIPLSRKGGLDRVIAQVGACSRTDCTYNKELECSASDIRVGPGEGGHAANCLTYTPRANA, encoded by the coding sequence ATGACCACCACGGAAATGCCCCACGTCAGCGAGTGCACCGTCGCGGGCTGCTCGTACAACCACGACGGCTGCCACGCCTTCGCCATCACCGTGAGCGGCCACAACGGTGCCGCCGACTGCGGCACGTTCATCCCGCTGTCGCGCAAGGGCGGACTGGACCGGGTGATCGCACAGGTCGGCGCGTGTTCGCGCACCGACTGCACCTACAACAAGGAACTGGAATGCTCCGCCTCCGACATCCGGGTCGGCCCCGGCGAAGGCGGGCACGCGGCGAACTGCCTGACCTACACGCCGCGCGCGAACGCCTGA
- a CDS encoding GNAT family N-acetyltransferase has protein sequence MTPALALATRNSDLLHTVLAETRGHELIRRPGFSAMRGPGLVRVLVLHPEPSVDEVAEMAELVATAGERRVTVEDSFAVLDCSSWGLEGHELPVMARQPAPVPPPALDVTRVETVAQLAVAEKVVLDGFPLPGFAPGEALTPALLDRPEARLHLVTREGEPAGACLSIVDEKATGLYWVTTLPEHRSRGVGRALLGAALDGWDVPVTLTATKAGRPLYDSFGFDVVAHARWWSKPTK, from the coding sequence ATGACGCCCGCGCTCGCGCTCGCCACGCGCAACTCGGACCTCCTGCACACCGTCCTGGCCGAGACGCGCGGGCACGAGCTGATCCGCCGGCCGGGCTTCTCGGCGATGCGGGGACCCGGCCTGGTGCGCGTGCTGGTGCTGCACCCGGAACCTTCGGTGGACGAGGTCGCCGAGATGGCCGAGCTGGTCGCGACGGCGGGGGAGCGGCGGGTGACGGTCGAGGACTCGTTCGCCGTGCTCGACTGCTCGTCCTGGGGGCTGGAGGGGCACGAGCTGCCCGTCATGGCGCGGCAGCCGGCCCCGGTGCCCCCGCCCGCACTCGACGTGACCCGGGTCGAGACGGTGGCGCAGCTCGCGGTGGCGGAGAAGGTCGTGCTGGACGGGTTCCCGCTGCCGGGGTTCGCGCCGGGGGAGGCCCTGACGCCCGCCCTGCTCGACCGGCCCGAGGCGCGGCTGCACCTGGTGACGCGCGAAGGCGAGCCGGCCGGCGCTTGTCTGTCCATTGTGGACGAGAAAGCGACCGGCCTGTACTGGGTGACCACCCTGCCCGAGCACCGGTCGCGGGGTGTGGGGCGGGCGCTGCTCGGCGCCGCGCTCGACGGGTGGGACGTGCCGGTCACCCTGACCGCGACCAAGGCCGGCCGCCCGCTCTACGACTCCTTCGGCTTCGACGTCGTGGCGCACGCCAGGTGGTGGTCGAAGCCGACGAAGTAG